A DNA window from Streptomyces sp. B21-083 contains the following coding sequences:
- a CDS encoding DUF6760 family protein translates to MTYASDRLYEEIAYVAYHFHWSMDDILDLEHRDRRRYTDRIAALVTRGAGEG, encoded by the coding sequence GTGACGTACGCGAGCGACCGGCTGTACGAGGAGATCGCGTACGTGGCCTACCACTTCCACTGGAGCATGGACGACATCCTCGACCTCGAACACCGCGACCGGCGCCGTTACACGGACCGGATCGCGGCCCTTGTCACGCGCGGCGCGGGAGAGGGGTGA
- a CDS encoding phage tail protein, whose protein sequence is MSLQPGDALTSHNFGLQIDGVMVEYLAEVSGLSIEQDVIEYQQVSAQGKPVTKKLPGVKKAGTCTVVRGMTQSSAFNQWITESVAGQMATARKNATIMVMDYMNNPVKRYNMRNAWCSKIDTSTVKAGEASALQETVTITFEELVIE, encoded by the coding sequence ATGAGTCTCCAGCCGGGTGACGCCCTCACCTCACACAATTTCGGCCTGCAGATCGACGGCGTGATGGTCGAGTACCTCGCTGAGGTCAGCGGCCTCAGCATCGAGCAGGACGTCATCGAGTACCAGCAGGTCTCCGCCCAGGGCAAGCCCGTCACGAAGAAGCTGCCGGGCGTGAAGAAGGCGGGCACCTGCACGGTCGTCCGCGGGATGACCCAGTCCTCGGCCTTCAACCAGTGGATCACCGAGTCGGTCGCCGGTCAGATGGCCACGGCCCGCAAGAACGCCACGATCATGGTCATGGACTACATGAACAACCCGGTCAAGCGTTACAACATGCGCAACGCCTGGTGCAGCAAGATCGACACCAGCACGGTGAAGGCCGGCGAGGCGTCCGCGCTGCAGGAGACGGTCACGATCACGTTCGAAGAACTGGTCATCGAGTAA
- a CDS encoding phage tail sheath subtilisin-like domain-containing protein has protein sequence MPSYLSPGVYVEEVASGSRPIEGVGTSVAAFVGLAPTGPLNEPTLVTNWTQYVAAFGDFTDGYYLAHSVYGFFNNGGSAAYVVRVGGASGGVAGGTAPTRAVAGAGDRAALPAGEPKQLGTFSVTAIAGGSLNVEIADPEGEGPAERFKLIVKDGDKAVETFDVTAKKGGRNYVVTQVKERSKLITVQETAPAAQLVRPDNQTVALAAPAAPTPVTPAAVENEGEHAGAAEYLGDSADRTGFGGLEAVDEVSMVAVPDLMAAYQRGAIDLEQVKAVQLGLIAHCELMGDRVAVIDPPPGLNARQIRVWRQETAGYDSKYAALYYPWIKAFDPATGHSRMIPPSGHIAGIWARNDSERGVHKAPANEVVRGAVDLEMQITRGEQDLLNPIGVNCIRAFPGRGIRVWGARTMSSDPAWRYLNVRRYFNYLEESILIGTQWVVFEPNDHQLWARIRRNVSAFLVNEWRSGALFGQRPEEAYYVKCDEETNPPESVDLGRVVCEIGIAPVKPAEFVIFRLAQFSGGSGELEE, from the coding sequence ATGCCGTCCTACCTGTCGCCCGGCGTATACGTCGAGGAGGTGGCCAGCGGCTCACGTCCGATCGAGGGAGTGGGCACCTCGGTCGCGGCCTTCGTCGGACTCGCGCCGACCGGCCCGCTGAACGAGCCGACACTGGTGACCAACTGGACGCAGTACGTCGCTGCCTTCGGTGACTTCACCGATGGTTACTACCTCGCGCACAGCGTCTACGGCTTCTTCAACAACGGCGGCTCGGCCGCGTACGTCGTCCGGGTCGGAGGTGCGTCCGGCGGCGTCGCGGGAGGCACCGCGCCGACCAGGGCCGTCGCGGGCGCGGGCGACCGGGCCGCGCTGCCGGCCGGAGAGCCGAAGCAGCTCGGCACCTTCAGTGTGACCGCGATAGCGGGCGGCTCGCTGAACGTCGAGATCGCCGACCCGGAGGGCGAGGGCCCGGCCGAGCGGTTCAAGCTGATCGTCAAGGACGGCGACAAGGCCGTCGAGACGTTCGACGTGACCGCCAAGAAGGGCGGCCGCAACTACGTCGTCACCCAGGTGAAGGAGCGCTCCAAGCTCATCACCGTGCAGGAGACGGCGCCCGCCGCGCAGCTCGTCCGCCCCGACAACCAGACCGTGGCGCTCGCCGCCCCGGCCGCCCCCACCCCGGTCACCCCGGCGGCGGTGGAGAACGAGGGCGAGCACGCCGGCGCGGCCGAGTACCTCGGCGACTCCGCCGACCGCACCGGGTTCGGTGGCCTGGAGGCCGTCGACGAGGTGTCGATGGTCGCCGTGCCCGACCTGATGGCGGCCTACCAGCGTGGCGCGATCGACCTGGAACAGGTGAAGGCGGTCCAGCTCGGTCTGATCGCCCACTGCGAGCTGATGGGCGACCGCGTCGCCGTCATCGACCCGCCGCCCGGCCTGAACGCCCGTCAGATCCGTGTCTGGCGCCAGGAGACCGCGGGCTACGACTCCAAGTACGCGGCCCTGTACTACCCCTGGATCAAGGCGTTCGACCCGGCCACCGGCCACTCCCGCATGATCCCGCCGAGCGGCCACATCGCCGGCATCTGGGCCCGCAACGACTCCGAGCGCGGTGTGCACAAGGCGCCCGCCAACGAGGTCGTACGCGGCGCGGTGGACCTGGAGATGCAGATCACCCGGGGTGAGCAGGACCTCCTCAACCCCATCGGCGTCAACTGCATCCGGGCCTTCCCCGGCCGGGGCATCCGCGTCTGGGGCGCCCGCACGATGTCCTCCGACCCGGCCTGGCGCTACCTCAACGTGCGCCGCTACTTCAACTACCTGGAGGAGTCGATCCTGATCGGCACCCAGTGGGTGGTCTTCGAGCCGAACGACCACCAGTTGTGGGCCCGTATCCGGCGCAACGTCTCGGCGTTCCTCGTCAACGAGTGGCGCAGCGGCGCCCTGTTCGGCCAGCGGCCGGAGGAGGCGTACTACGTCAAGTGCGACGAGGAGACCAACCCGCCGGAGTCGGTCGACCTCGGCCGCGTCGTCTGCGAGATCGGTATCGCGCCGGTCAAGCCCGCCGAGTTCGTGATCTTCCGCCTGGCCCAGTTCTCGGGCGGCAGCGGCGAGCTGGAGGAGTAG
- a CDS encoding hydrolase: MSLWTSLEPASATVDPGGSTTVRLRLRNTGDVVDEYRFEPVGPIAPWTRVEPQTVRLYPGTTGTVDLTFAPPRTPDATAGPNPYAIRITPTEHPEATTVPEGNLTITPFSEVRAELVPPTVKGRFRGRPKLAVDNLGNTKLTASISGSDNGDNLSYDIHPGSVQVAPGRAVFVDARLKPRQIIWFGSKEERPFKLAVQRSGAVPIDVDGTYVQRGFLPRWLATFLGVFLALAITFLMLWISYRPQVSTRAKEFTETGAVSTLAPPTPTAVATTPPAAPVQEPAQDPVVVPPPVAATTKAAGGGGGGGNGNGGGGGAPKKETKPPVVTAAVAVSRLAARSTGRHICYRAYVADQGWQEPVCDGAEAGTVGKGLPIKALNIATSGTKGNKGSGAFKFKIWKDTKWTEVADGVDNYLGSTKESDEPLQGLTIQVFDGSICGNPHVQDAGWLGVVCTDPGGWKYIGSRVEDHKQLEAVRLTV; the protein is encoded by the coding sequence GTGAGCCTTTGGACTTCCCTGGAGCCCGCCTCCGCGACCGTCGACCCCGGCGGCAGCACGACCGTCCGACTGCGCCTGCGCAACACCGGTGACGTCGTCGACGAGTACCGCTTCGAGCCGGTCGGCCCCATCGCCCCCTGGACCCGGGTGGAACCGCAGACGGTCCGCCTCTACCCGGGTACGACGGGCACGGTGGACCTGACCTTCGCCCCGCCCCGCACCCCGGACGCGACGGCCGGCCCGAACCCGTACGCCATCCGCATCACGCCCACCGAGCACCCGGAGGCGACCACCGTCCCCGAGGGCAACCTGACGATCACCCCCTTCTCGGAGGTACGGGCCGAACTCGTCCCGCCGACCGTGAAGGGCCGCTTCCGGGGGCGGCCCAAGCTGGCCGTCGACAACCTGGGCAACACCAAGCTCACCGCGTCCATCAGCGGCAGCGACAACGGCGACAACCTCTCCTACGACATCCACCCCGGCAGCGTCCAAGTCGCGCCGGGACGCGCGGTGTTCGTCGACGCGCGCCTCAAGCCGCGCCAGATCATCTGGTTCGGCAGCAAGGAAGAGCGGCCGTTCAAGCTCGCCGTGCAACGCTCGGGCGCCGTACCGATCGACGTCGACGGCACCTACGTACAACGCGGCTTCCTGCCCCGCTGGCTCGCCACCTTCCTCGGTGTCTTCCTGGCCCTCGCCATCACCTTCCTCATGCTCTGGATCTCCTACCGGCCCCAAGTCAGCACCAGGGCCAAGGAGTTCACGGAGACCGGCGCGGTCAGCACCCTTGCGCCGCCCACTCCCACAGCTGTGGCGACGACCCCGCCCGCCGCGCCTGTCCAGGAGCCCGCCCAGGACCCCGTCGTGGTCCCGCCGCCGGTGGCGGCGACGACCAAGGCAGCGGGAGGCGGCGGCGGAGGCGGTAATGGCAATGGTGGGGGCGGTGGCGCGCCGAAGAAGGAGACGAAGCCGCCGGTGGTGACCGCCGCCGTGGCGGTGTCGCGGCTGGCGGCGCGCAGCACCGGCCGGCACATCTGCTACCGCGCCTACGTGGCCGACCAGGGCTGGCAGGAGCCGGTGTGCGACGGCGCCGAGGCGGGCACCGTCGGCAAGGGCCTGCCGATCAAGGCGCTCAACATCGCGACGTCCGGCACCAAGGGGAACAAGGGCAGCGGCGCCTTCAAGTTCAAGATCTGGAAGGACACGAAATGGACGGAAGTTGCGGACGGGGTGGACAACTACCTCGGCAGCACCAAGGAGTCGGACGAGCCTCTGCAGGGCCTCACCATCCAGGTCTTCGACGGCAGCATCTGCGGTAACCCCCATGTACAGGACGCCGGTTGGCTGGGCGTGGTCTGCACCGACCCCGGCGGCTGGAAGTACATCGGGAGTCGTGTGGAGGACCACAAGCAGTTGGAGGCGGTCCGCCTCACCGTGTGA
- a CDS encoding ATP-binding protein produces the protein MTSGLLDRLSQLRARAARLVETRSADDPTADDPLRGLYLTEEAVRHLLLRPGSQEPQDSAEGPSGVSPGTSPVVDGDDPMARLAGRLGLVALDVHILLAALAPDLDRSFEPLYGYLNDDVGRRRATTGLVLDLCGLPVHEPAARARFHPSAPLTALGLLTVEESERPFLSRQLSVPDRVIAHLLGDDTPDAALAGHIRPLAPRTPHASSQSQSSSSSPSPSSSFATECADRLAALLTAKAPGDPRPPTVYLREHREGDGLACVTAALHTAGLDALHFSGPEDLLPDLLREARLSGRVVVVSPLPEQPAGLVRALTGPNVSDVPVLLTGSGPYDPHWSEDDPLVLEAPRQGAGQLDVWGDALRRSPDHPDDLDLGFELAATVAPYRLGADRIVRAARAAQRLADFDGTPLTADHLRLAARQQSASGLERHARRIRPDVGWEDLVLPGKPLAQLRELALRARHRGQVLGDWRLSAGGGRGRGVLGLFAGESGTGKTLSAEVVAAELGLDLYVVQLSSVVDKYVGETAKNLERIFSEADRTDAVLLFDEADAVFGKRSEVKDAHDKYANMESAYLLQRLESFDGIALLTTNLRANIDEAFTRRLDLVVDFPFPDAGQRLALWRHSLARVPRAPDTDPARVADAFELAGGSIRSAVVTAAYSAAGRGEPVTTADLLEGAEREYRKAGRLVPGEGAW, from the coding sequence GTGACCTCCGGGCTTCTCGACCGCCTCTCCCAACTTCGGGCCCGGGCAGCGCGGTTGGTCGAGACGCGCAGCGCCGACGACCCGACGGCCGACGATCCGCTGCGCGGGCTGTACCTGACCGAGGAGGCGGTACGGCACCTGCTCCTGCGGCCCGGATCCCAGGAGCCGCAGGACTCCGCCGAGGGGCCGTCCGGCGTCTCGCCCGGAACCTCACCCGTGGTCGACGGCGACGACCCGATGGCGCGTCTCGCCGGCCGCCTCGGCCTCGTCGCCCTGGACGTCCACATCCTCCTCGCCGCTCTCGCCCCCGACCTCGACCGTTCCTTCGAGCCCCTCTACGGCTATCTCAACGACGACGTCGGCCGCCGCCGGGCCACCACCGGCCTCGTTCTCGACCTCTGCGGCCTCCCCGTGCACGAACCGGCCGCCAGGGCCCGCTTCCACCCCTCGGCGCCCCTGACCGCGCTCGGCCTCCTGACCGTCGAGGAATCCGAACGCCCCTTTCTCAGCCGTCAGTTGAGCGTTCCCGACCGGGTCATCGCCCACCTTCTCGGCGACGACACCCCGGACGCCGCCCTCGCCGGCCACATACGCCCCCTCGCGCCCAGAACCCCGCACGCCTCGTCCCAGTCCCAGTCCTCGTCCTCCTCCCCGTCCCCGTCTTCGTCGTTCGCGACGGAGTGCGCCGACAGACTGGCCGCGCTGCTCACCGCCAAGGCCCCCGGTGATCCGCGACCACCCACCGTCTACCTGCGCGAACATCGCGAGGGTGACGGGCTGGCCTGCGTCACGGCTGCCCTGCACACTGCCGGACTCGACGCGCTGCACTTCTCCGGGCCCGAGGACCTGCTCCCCGACCTTCTGCGCGAGGCGCGGCTCAGCGGCCGGGTCGTCGTCGTGTCGCCCCTGCCCGAGCAACCAGCCGGACTCGTCAGGGCGTTGACCGGGCCGAACGTGTCGGACGTACCCGTGCTGCTCACCGGGTCCGGCCCGTACGACCCGCACTGGTCCGAGGACGATCCGCTGGTGCTGGAGGCACCCCGGCAGGGCGCGGGACAGCTGGACGTCTGGGGAGACGCGCTGCGCCGCAGCCCGGACCACCCCGATGATCTGGACCTGGGATTCGAGCTGGCGGCCACCGTCGCCCCGTACCGTCTCGGCGCCGACCGCATCGTGCGGGCCGCCCGCGCCGCCCAGCGCCTCGCCGACTTCGACGGGACCCCGCTCACCGCCGACCATCTGCGGCTGGCCGCCCGCCAGCAGTCGGCGTCCGGGCTCGAACGGCATGCCCGGCGCATTCGGCCCGACGTCGGCTGGGAGGACCTCGTCCTCCCCGGCAAGCCGCTCGCCCAGCTCCGCGAACTCGCCCTGCGGGCCCGCCACCGCGGCCAGGTGCTCGGCGACTGGCGGCTCAGCGCGGGTGGCGGCCGGGGCCGGGGGGTGCTCGGGCTGTTCGCGGGGGAGTCCGGAACCGGAAAGACGCTGTCCGCCGAGGTCGTCGCCGCCGAACTGGGCCTGGATCTCTATGTGGTTCAGCTGTCGTCCGTCGTCGACAAGTACGTGGGCGAGACGGCGAAGAACCTCGAACGGATCTTCAGCGAGGCCGACCGTACCGACGCCGTGCTCCTCTTCGACGAGGCCGACGCCGTCTTCGGGAAGCGTTCCGAGGTCAAGGACGCGCACGACAAGTACGCCAACATGGAGAGCGCTTATCTGCTCCAGCGGCTGGAGTCCTTCGACGGTATCGCACTGCTCACCACCAACCTGCGCGCCAACATCGACGAGGCGTTCACACGCCGGCTGGACCTGGTGGTCGACTTCCCGTTCCCGGACGCCGGTCAGCGCCTCGCCCTGTGGCGGCACAGCCTCGCCCGGGTGCCCCGCGCCCCCGACACCGACCCGGCGCGGGTCGCCGACGCCTTCGAACTGGCCGGTGGCTCGATCCGCAGCGCCGTCGTCACGGCCGCCTACTCCGCCGCCGGACGCGGTGAACCGGTCACGACGGCGGACCTGCTGGAAGGCGCCGAACGGGAGTACAGGAAGGCCGGGCGACTGGTGCCGGGCGAGGGTGCCTGGTAG